One Streptomyces mobaraensis NBRC 13819 = DSM 40847 DNA segment encodes these proteins:
- a CDS encoding MarR family winged helix-turn-helix transcriptional regulator: protein MTATPSPSKSELLELVAALGTAQWQDFSASAARHGLTGVQAKLLAQLKGPVPMRGLAALLVCDASNVTGIVDRLEARGLVRREPDPSDRRVKNVVATDEGRETIRRVREEMRATHDALDSLDEEERAVLHGLLERLRTGLERRG from the coding sequence ATGACCGCCACGCCCTCCCCCAGCAAGTCCGAGCTCCTGGAACTCGTGGCGGCACTCGGCACCGCCCAGTGGCAGGACTTCTCCGCCTCCGCCGCCCGGCACGGCCTCACCGGCGTCCAGGCCAAGCTGCTCGCCCAGCTCAAGGGGCCGGTCCCGATGCGCGGGCTGGCCGCCCTGCTGGTCTGCGACGCGTCCAACGTCACCGGCATCGTCGACCGGCTGGAGGCCCGCGGCCTGGTCCGCCGGGAGCCCGACCCCTCCGACCGCCGGGTGAAGAACGTGGTCGCCACGGACGAGGGCCGGGAGACCATCCGCCGGGTCAGGGAGGAGATGCGGGCCACCCACGACGCCCTCGACTCCCTCGACGAGGAGGAGCGGGCCGTCCTGCACGGGCTGCTGGAGCGGCTGCGCACGGGCCTGGAGCGCCGGGGCTGA
- a CDS encoding MBL fold metallo-hydrolase, translated as MSSTSTPLSGSHGADGPSAGTEKTAPTGPDAVPAPYTVPLAPGVSAYVQPDGGWCLNNAGFVTDGGRTLLIDTAPTVRRAELLRDAVAASGAPAPSLVVNTHHHGDHTYGNCVFAPEATIVGHAGCREQTLAVGPQLHAIWPWVEYGDVRITPATLTYTDELTVHIGDTEVRLIHPGPAHTVGDTVVWLPERRIVFTGDLVFNGGTPFIPFGSLSGSLAALDVLRGLDAETVVPGHGPVTDPGVYDTVERYFHYVAELARAGHAAGRTPLEVAREADLGEFAALQESERLVGNLHRAYAELDGLPLGAPLDLPLVLRDMAEMNGGRPLACHA; from the coding sequence ATGTCGAGCACCAGCACCCCCCTGTCCGGCTCCCACGGGGCCGACGGACCGAGCGCGGGAACGGAGAAGACCGCTCCCACCGGCCCGGACGCCGTCCCCGCCCCCTACACCGTGCCGCTGGCGCCCGGGGTGAGCGCCTACGTCCAGCCCGACGGCGGCTGGTGCCTGAACAACGCGGGCTTCGTCACCGACGGCGGCCGCACCCTGCTGATCGACACCGCCCCGACCGTCCGCCGCGCGGAGCTGCTGCGCGACGCCGTCGCGGCGAGCGGTGCCCCGGCGCCCTCCCTCGTCGTCAACACCCACCACCACGGCGACCACACCTACGGCAACTGCGTCTTCGCCCCCGAGGCGACGATCGTCGGGCACGCCGGCTGCCGTGAGCAGACCCTCGCCGTCGGCCCGCAGCTGCACGCCATCTGGCCGTGGGTCGAGTACGGCGACGTCCGGATCACCCCGGCCACCCTCACGTACACCGACGAACTCACCGTGCACATCGGTGACACCGAGGTCCGGCTGATCCACCCGGGCCCGGCGCACACGGTCGGCGACACCGTCGTCTGGCTGCCGGAGCGGCGGATCGTGTTCACCGGCGACCTGGTCTTCAACGGCGGGACGCCGTTCATCCCGTTCGGCTCGCTCAGCGGCTCGCTGGCCGCGCTGGACGTGCTGCGCGGCCTGGACGCCGAGACCGTCGTCCCCGGCCACGGACCGGTGACCGACCCCGGTGTGTACGACACCGTGGAGCGCTACTTCCACTACGTCGCGGAGCTGGCGCGGGCCGGGCACGCGGCGGGGCGCACCCCGCTGGAGGTGGCGCGGGAAGCCGACCTCGGCGAGTTCGCGGCGCTCCAGGAGAGCGAGCGGCTGGTCGGCAACCTGCACCGGGCCTACGCCGAGCTGGACGGGCTGCCGCTGGGCGCGCCGCTCGACCTGCCCCTGGTGCTGCGGGACATGGCCGAGATGAACGGCGGCAGGCCGCTGGCCTGCCACGCGTGA